Proteins from one Streptosporangium becharense genomic window:
- the folE gene encoding GTP cyclohydrolase I FolE, with the protein MSAKPLQVDTARLEKAVREILIAIGEDPDRDGLQETPARVARAYAEQFAGLGQTPEDVLTTVFDVDHDEMVLVRDIEVYSTCEHHLVPFHGVAHVGYIPNEKGQVTGLSKLARLVDVFARRPQVQERMTSQIADALMRVLEPRGVIVVVECEHLCMTMRGVRKPGAKTITSAVRGDFRSSDKTRAEAMALIIR; encoded by the coding sequence GTGAGTGCCAAGCCGCTCCAGGTCGACACGGCCCGGCTGGAGAAAGCGGTCCGCGAGATCCTCATCGCCATCGGTGAGGATCCGGACCGCGACGGTCTCCAGGAGACCCCGGCCCGTGTCGCCCGTGCCTACGCCGAGCAGTTCGCGGGTCTCGGGCAGACCCCGGAGGACGTCCTGACCACGGTCTTCGACGTCGACCACGACGAGATGGTGCTCGTCCGCGACATCGAGGTCTACTCGACGTGCGAGCACCACCTCGTCCCGTTCCACGGGGTCGCCCACGTCGGTTACATCCCGAACGAGAAAGGGCAGGTCACCGGCCTGTCCAAGCTCGCCCGCCTCGTCGACGTGTTCGCCCGGCGTCCCCAGGTGCAGGAACGGATGACCTCGCAGATCGCCGACGCGCTCATGCGCGTGCTGGAGCCGCGCGGGGTCATCGTCGTGGTCGAGTGCGAGCACCTCTGCATGACCATGCGGGGGGTTCGCAAACCCGGCGCGAAGACCATCACCTCGGCGGTGCGCGGAGACTTCCGCAGCAGCGACAAGACCAGGGCCGAAGCCATGGCCCTGATCATTCGCTGA
- the folP gene encoding dihydropteroate synthase: MTTWRVPGLPDPGRCLVMGVVNVTPDSFSDGGRWFDPDAAVRHGLELVEQGADIVDVGGESTRPGAARVTLEEELARVEPVIRRLSREGVTVSVDTMRAEVAEAAVAAGARLVNDVSGGLADPEMPRVVAASGVPYVVMHWRGHSHTMERRAVYGDVVTEVREELAKRVASVLSEGVAEEQIVLDPGLGFSKNPEHNWALLAGVDQLAELGHPLLIGASRKRFLGRLLAGPDGTPRPFNRSDDATLAVTALAAYAGAWCVRVHDVRPNADAVRVAAAVQGARA, encoded by the coding sequence ATGACTACGTGGCGTGTTCCGGGGCTGCCCGATCCGGGCCGGTGCCTTGTGATGGGCGTGGTCAACGTGACTCCCGACTCCTTCTCCGACGGCGGCCGGTGGTTCGACCCGGACGCGGCCGTGCGGCACGGCCTGGAGCTGGTCGAGCAGGGGGCCGACATCGTCGACGTGGGCGGCGAGTCGACCAGGCCCGGGGCGGCCCGGGTCACCCTCGAGGAGGAGCTGGCCAGGGTCGAGCCGGTCATCCGCCGGCTGAGCCGCGAAGGCGTGACGGTGAGCGTCGACACCATGCGGGCCGAGGTGGCCGAGGCGGCCGTGGCGGCCGGGGCCCGGCTGGTCAACGACGTCAGCGGCGGGCTGGCCGATCCGGAGATGCCCAGGGTGGTGGCCGCCTCCGGAGTGCCGTACGTGGTGATGCACTGGCGCGGCCACAGCCACACCATGGAACGCCGGGCCGTGTACGGCGACGTGGTGACGGAGGTGCGTGAGGAGCTCGCCAAGCGGGTCGCCTCCGTGCTGTCCGAGGGGGTGGCCGAGGAGCAGATCGTCCTCGACCCCGGGCTGGGCTTCTCCAAGAACCCCGAGCACAACTGGGCCCTGCTCGCGGGTGTCGACCAGCTCGCCGAGTTGGGTCATCCGCTCCTCATCGGGGCCTCGCGGAAGCGTTTCCTGGGCCGGCTGCTCGCCGGTCCGGACGGCACCCCGCGTCCTTTCAACCGCAGTGACGACGCCACGCTCGCCGTGACCGCGCTCGCCGCGTACGCGGGCGCGTGGTGTGTGCGCGTGCACGACGTGCGCCCGAACGCGGATGCCGTCCGGGTGGCCGCCGCAGTCCAGGGAGCGAGAGCATGA
- a CDS encoding nuclear transport factor 2 family protein — protein sequence MSVDTTAVETVNQEFYTAIENADLDRMTEIWADDADGEQVSCVHPGWPIVSGRQEVLRSWALIMANTPYIQFVLTDVRVMVLGDVAVLTCEENILTAGDEGEASFAAGKVVASNTFIRTSAGWRLWLHHGSPVLQGDDDEEEEAA from the coding sequence ATGAGCGTCGACACCACCGCCGTCGAAACGGTCAACCAGGAGTTCTACACCGCCATCGAGAACGCCGATCTCGACCGGATGACCGAGATCTGGGCCGACGACGCCGACGGTGAGCAGGTCAGCTGCGTGCATCCCGGGTGGCCGATCGTGAGCGGGCGCCAGGAGGTGCTGCGTTCGTGGGCGCTCATCATGGCCAACACGCCCTACATCCAGTTCGTGCTCACCGACGTGCGGGTCATGGTCCTGGGCGACGTCGCCGTCCTCACCTGTGAGGAGAACATCCTCACCGCTGGTGACGAAGGTGAGGCCAGCTTCGCGGCGGGCAAGGTGGTGGCGAGCAACACCTTCATCAGGACGTCGGCGGGGTGGCGGCTCTGGCTGCACCACGGTTCGCCCGTGTTGCAGGGGGACGACGACGAGGAAGAGGAAGCCGCGTGA